From one Brachypodium distachyon strain Bd21 chromosome 4, Brachypodium_distachyon_v3.0, whole genome shotgun sequence genomic stretch:
- the LOC100833119 gene encoding 60S ribosomal protein L5-1: MVFVKTQKTRAYSKRFQVKFKRRRQGKTDYRARLRLTNQDKNKYNTPKYRFVVRFTNKDVTAQIVYATIAGDIVMAAAYSHELPRYGLTVGLTNYAAAYCTGLLLARRILKYRELDQEYEGNVEATGEDYSVEPSDERRPFRALLDVGLIRTTTGNRVFGALKGALDGGLDIPHSDKRFAGFKKDEKQLDAEVHRKYIYGGHVADYMRSLADEEPEKFQSHFSEYIKKGISADDMEALYKKVHAAIRADPSMAKSTKEPPKTHKRYNLKKLTYDERKASLVQRLNALNASAGADVDDDEDDE, from the exons ATG GTGTTCGTCAAGACCCAGAAGACCAGGGCGTACTCCAAGCGCttccaagtcaagttcaaGCGGAGGAGAC AGGGAAAGACTGATTACAGGGCCAGGCTGAGGCTCACCAACCAAGACAAGAACAAGTACAACACACCCAAGTACCGCTTTGTCGTGCGATTC ACCAACAAAGATGTCACTGCCCAAATCGTGTACGCTACCATTGCTGGTGATATCGTGATGGCTGCTGCCTATTCCCATGAGCTGCCTCGGTATGGCCTGACAGTCGGTCTCACCAACTATGCTGCAG CATACTGCACTGGCCTCCTTTTGGCTCGTCGCATTCTCAAGTACCGTGAGTTGGATCAGGAATATGAGGGCAATGTTGAG GCAACTGGTGAGGACTACTCTGTTGAGCCATCTGATGAGAGGAGGCCTTTCCGTGCTCTACTTGATGTTGGCCTTATCAGGACCACTACTGGAAACCGTGTCTTCGGCGCCCTCAAG GGAGCTTTGGATGGTGGTCTGGACATTCCCCACAGTGACAAAAGGTTTGCTGGTTTCAAGAAGGATGAGAAGCAGCTTGATGCTGAGGTTCACCGCAAGTACATCTATGGAGGCCATGTAGCAGACTACATGAGA TCTCTCGCCGATGAGGAACCAGAGAAGTTCCAGAGCCACTTCAGTGAGTACATCAAGAAGGGTATTTCGGCTGATGACATGGAGGCGCTGTACAAGAAGGTTCATGCTGCCATTCGTGCTGATCCTAGCATGGCCAAATCAACCAAGGAACCACCAAAGACACACAAGAG ATACAATCTCAAGAAGCTGACCTACGACGAGAGGAAGGCCAGTCTGGTACAAAGGCTGAATGCCCTCAACGCCTCTGCAGGTGCTGATgtcgatgatgatgaggatgacGAGTGA
- the LOC100833433 gene encoding patatin-like protein 1, whose product MKGRLITVLSIDGGGIRGLIPSTILACLESKLQNIDGPGARIADYFDVIAGTSTGALLTSMLAAPGDDKRPVKAASELKDFYLENGPKIFPRKKLGFLNPAANLFGVVTGPKYDGKALHDKIKELTRKTKIKDTVTNIIVPTFDVKNLQPVIFSTYEAKEDPLKNAYLSDICISTTAAPIYFPAHLFKTYHKGPNTEVTDKEREYNLIDGGVAANNPTMVAMTTIITRQVSVGNLDFSPRNHAEDNNFLIISLGTGYTRPEEEYTAPKCAKWGARQWIYNGGFTPMIDIFSHASADMVDIHVNVLFKALRMEENYLRIQYDSLKGDTSSMDLATNKNMHALIGIGEKLLKSKVARVNINTGVHETVEGKGTNEEALARFATTLAEERKLRQVNVNSY is encoded by the exons ATGAAGGGCCGGCTGATCACCGTGCTGAgcatcgacggcggcggcatccgcgGCCTCATCCCCTCCACCATCCTCGCCTGCCTCGAGTCCAAGCTCCAA AACATAGACGGGCCGGGCGCGCGGATCGCGGACTACTTCGACGTGATCGCGGGGACGAGTACGGGGGCGCTGCTGACCTCCATGCTGGCGGCGCCAGGAGACGACAAGCGGCCGGTCAAGGCCGCCAGCGAGCTCAAAGACTTCTACCTGGAGAACGGTCCCAAGATCTTCCCGCGGAAGAAGCTCGGGTTCCTGAACCCGGCGGCAAACCTTTTCGGCGTCGTGACGGGCCCGAAATACGACGGGAAAGCCCTCCACGACAAGATCAAGGAGCTCACCCGGAAGACCAAAATCAAGGATACGGTCACCAACATCATCGTGCCCACCTTCGACGTCAAGAACCTGCAGCCCGTCATCTTCTCCACCTACGAGGCCAAGGAGGACCCCCTCAAGAATGCGTACCTCTCAGACATCTGCATCAgcaccacggcggcgccgatcTACTTCCCGGCGCACTTATTCAAAACCTACCACAAAGGCCCAAACACGGAGGTCACGGACAAGGAGAGAGAGTACAACCTCATCGACGGCGGGGTCGCCGCCAACAACCCAACCATGGTGGCCATGACGACGATCATCACCAGGCAGGTGTCTGTCGGGAACCTAGACTTCTCACCCAGGAACCACGCCGAGGACAACAACTTCCTCATCATCTCTCTCGGGACGGGATACAccaggccggaggaggagtaCACGGCACCGAAGTGCGCCAAGTGGGGAGCCCGGCAGTGGATCTACAACGGCGGGTTCACACCAATGATCGACATTTTTTCGCATGCCAGCGCCGACATGGTGGACATCCACGTCAACGTGCTCTTCAAGGCGCTCCGCATGGAGGAGAACTACCTCCGGATCCAGTACGACTCCCTGAAGGGCGACACCTCGTCGATGGACCTCGCCACGAATAAGAACATGCACGCGCTCATAGGGATCGgggagaagctgctcaagagtAAGGTGGCCAGGGTCAACATCAACACCGGGGTGCATGAAACCGTGGAGGGGAAGGGCACCAACGAGGAGGCGCTGGCAAGGTTCGCCACGACGCTCGCCGAGGAGCGCAAGCTGCGTCAGGTCAACGTCAACTCCTACTAG